One genomic window of Halovivax cerinus includes the following:
- the paaB gene encoding 1,2-phenylacetyl-CoA epoxidase subunit PaaB — MIWEVFRQEKPGDYHTHCGNVHAPDREMAKQFAVIQHGRRKPTESLWVVPQDEVGEVDAEEVAFGGTTDKSYRWAMAYTSSTEHAKEVIASQEEQEQAEADRQRGDD; from the coding sequence ATGATCTGGGAAGTCTTCCGCCAGGAGAAGCCCGGCGACTACCACACCCACTGCGGCAACGTTCACGCGCCCGACCGCGAGATGGCCAAGCAGTTCGCGGTCATCCAGCACGGGCGTCGCAAGCCGACCGAGAGTCTCTGGGTCGTCCCGCAGGACGAGGTCGGCGAGGTCGACGCCGAGGAGGTCGCCTTCGGCGGCACGACCGACAAGTCTTACCGCTGGGCGATGGCCTACACCTCCAGTACGGAACACGCCAAGGAGGTCATCGCCTCCCAGGAAGAACAGGAGCAGGCCGAAGCCGACCGACAGCGAGGTGACGACTGA
- the paaA gene encoding 1,2-phenylacetyl-CoA epoxidase subunit PaaA, producing MDVETVKERAAPRAFSPADDMPEEYRKAATRMIQFHANSEIMGAYLEKPFIRQAPSIDRKLAFSAKVQDEIGHGQLLYRAAESLGIKTREEMLDELENGEGKFLNCFHYPMESWAEVPMIAFFVDGAAMRRQATLKSSSWEPYAHAMDKVCFEEGFHVKHGEDIMARMATGSRKEQQMLQDAFDEWWPRIIQFFGPTDDKSTHHDFSAEVGLKQKTNDELRNAFLDAYVPKAKSYGLEIPEYPRIRELGDGKYDVEEDDLDWDEFFTVSKNEFEPGKGQIDSRKAAQEAVDWVRDTIEGDANLPGSQAAPAAD from the coding sequence ATGGACGTCGAAACCGTCAAAGAGCGGGCGGCGCCGCGGGCGTTCTCGCCCGCCGACGACATGCCCGAGGAGTACCGGAAGGCGGCGACGCGGATGATCCAGTTCCACGCCAACAGCGAGATCATGGGGGCGTACCTGGAGAAGCCGTTCATCCGCCAGGCACCGTCGATCGATCGCAAACTGGCCTTCTCCGCGAAGGTCCAGGACGAGATCGGCCACGGCCAGTTGCTCTACCGGGCTGCGGAGTCGCTCGGTATCAAGACACGCGAGGAGATGTTAGACGAACTCGAGAACGGTGAGGGCAAGTTCCTCAACTGTTTCCACTACCCGATGGAGTCGTGGGCGGAGGTGCCGATGATCGCCTTCTTCGTCGACGGGGCGGCCATGCGCCGGCAGGCGACGCTCAAGTCCTCGAGCTGGGAACCGTACGCACACGCGATGGACAAGGTGTGCTTCGAGGAGGGCTTTCACGTCAAACACGGTGAAGATATCATGGCCCGGATGGCCACCGGCTCACGGAAGGAACAGCAGATGCTGCAGGACGCCTTCGACGAGTGGTGGCCACGCATCATCCAGTTCTTCGGCCCGACCGACGACAAGTCCACCCACCACGACTTCTCCGCGGAAGTCGGCTTGAAGCAGAAGACCAACGACGAGCTTCGCAACGCCTTCCTCGACGCCTACGTCCCGAAAGCGAAGTCCTACGGCCTGGAGATCCCGGAGTACCCGCGGATTCGCGAACTCGGCGACGGCAAGTACGACGTCGAGGAGGACGATCTGGACTGGGACGAGTTCTTCACCGTCTCGAAGAACGAGTTCGAGCCCGGCAAGGGCCAGATCGACTCGCGCAAGGCCGCCCAGGAGGCCGTCGACTGGGTCCGAGACACGATCGAGGGCGACGCAAACCTGCCCGGGAGCCAGGCTGCCCCGGCGGCCGACTGA
- a CDS encoding NAD(+)/NADH kinase: MQGRRLATTDEVIAIVSPDAGGALGRLETWCTDRGIGLSTVDVGDDIAAVYDENRATLGVTLGGDGTFLEGIKTFAPRNVPMLGIDLGTLSFLARVDPDDMEAALDEAIQGRSRVDSRQQLAIEAPGIDTTGINDVMLEHVPPESPIGRKVTTLDVAVDDEYVGEFEGTGLAVSTPTGSTGVSLSANGPLHYPANNYALQLIPLQTHALGVRPIVCAPTAEIHVQPAGETSLTVDGGREHTVLEPTDDVLITGAETRAHIVRTSYGYGFFTAITKKLGWSIREPEADPPAGFSRLGETRPESILERARRIAIEAAHSAAEPLRELHGRVEDITYKSDKSDIVTEADHQANRIISTVIANEFPDHAIVSEESRGGSGADEWAAVRPAGDANVPDGATPDTERRLKGTEAPVPDDATPSEPSYTWVVDPFDGTGNFAHGNPNYAVSIALVSDEEPVLGVVHVPETDETFSAIAGEGAYADGTPLGTTDRSKLDESMLLSGYDPDGSFLTRFYQEARGVRRLGCAALHLCYLASGSADAIWEYDTYPWDVAAGIVIAHEAGATITDADGSEYPFAVERDGRAPLLGSNGLLHDRLLDHLDGAPGD, encoded by the coding sequence ATGCAGGGACGACGGCTGGCGACGACGGACGAGGTGATCGCGATCGTCAGCCCCGACGCGGGGGGCGCGCTCGGGCGGCTGGAGACGTGGTGTACCGATCGCGGAATCGGCCTCTCGACGGTCGACGTGGGTGACGACATCGCGGCCGTCTACGACGAGAATCGCGCCACCCTCGGAGTCACGCTCGGCGGCGACGGCACCTTCCTGGAGGGTATCAAGACGTTCGCCCCGCGGAACGTACCGATGCTCGGGATCGACCTGGGGACGCTCTCGTTTCTCGCCAGGGTCGACCCCGACGACATGGAGGCCGCGCTCGACGAGGCGATCCAGGGACGATCCCGGGTCGACAGCCGCCAGCAGCTCGCCATCGAGGCGCCGGGAATCGACACCACCGGGATCAACGACGTGATGCTAGAGCACGTCCCGCCCGAGAGTCCGATCGGACGGAAAGTCACCACACTCGACGTCGCGGTCGACGACGAGTACGTCGGCGAATTCGAGGGGACGGGACTGGCGGTGTCGACGCCAACGGGTTCGACCGGCGTCTCGCTCTCGGCTAACGGGCCGCTTCACTATCCGGCGAACAACTACGCGTTGCAACTGATTCCGCTCCAGACCCACGCACTCGGTGTCCGACCGATCGTCTGTGCCCCGACGGCCGAGATTCACGTCCAGCCGGCCGGCGAGACCAGCCTCACCGTCGACGGCGGTCGCGAACACACGGTCCTCGAACCGACCGACGACGTCCTGATTACGGGCGCCGAGACGCGCGCACACATCGTCCGAACCTCGTACGGCTACGGCTTCTTCACGGCGATCACGAAGAAACTCGGCTGGTCGATCCGCGAACCGGAGGCCGATCCCCCAGCTGGGTTCAGCCGCCTCGGCGAGACACGCCCGGAGTCCATCCTAGAGCGAGCGCGCCGCATCGCGATCGAGGCCGCACACAGCGCCGCCGAACCGCTCCGTGAACTGCACGGCCGTGTCGAAGACATCACGTACAAATCCGACAAGTCCGACATCGTCACCGAGGCCGACCACCAGGCCAACCGGATCATCTCGACCGTCATCGCCAACGAGTTCCCCGACCACGCCATCGTCTCCGAGGAGAGTCGCGGGGGTTCCGGAGCGGACGAATGGGCCGCTGTTCGACCCGCCGGCGACGCGAACGTCCCCGACGGGGCAACGCCAGACACGGAGCGCCGACTGAAGGGTACCGAAGCGCCGGTACCTGATGACGCGACGCCGAGCGAACCGAGCTACACCTGGGTCGTCGACCCGTTCGACGGGACGGGTAACTTCGCTCACGGCAACCCGAACTACGCCGTCTCGATCGCCCTCGTGTCCGACGAGGAACCCGTCCTCGGCGTCGTCCACGTGCCCGAAACGGACGAGACGTTCAGCGCCATCGCGGGCGAAGGCGCCTACGCTGACGGCACGCCGCTTGGAACGACCGACCGGTCCAAACTCGACGAGAGTATGCTCCTGTCGGGCTACGACCCCGACGGGTCGTTCCTGACGCGGTTCTACCAGGAAGCCCGCGGCGTCCGTCGCCTCGGCTGCGCCGCGTTGCACCTGTGTTACTTGGCGAGCGGGAGCGCAGACGCCATCTGGGAGTACGACACCTACCCCTGGGACGTCGCCGCGGGCATCGTCATCGCCCACGAAGCGGGTGCGACTATCACCGACGCGGACGGCAGCGAGTATCCCTTCGCGGTAGAACGCGACGGCCGGGCACCCCTCCTGGGGTCGAACGGCCTGCTCCACGACCGCTTGCTCGACCACCTGGACGGCGCGCCCGGCGACTAG
- a CDS encoding cob(I)yrinic acid a,c-diamide adenosyltransferase — protein sequence MPIYTGRGDEGKTDLRDMSRVSKASERIEAYGTVDELNALLGTIRPTGQDDIDDKLATVQNHLHVVQADFANPDPDEEDPQVEEEHVELIETWIDEYDEELEPLTSFILPTGSDSGAALHHARAVSRRAERRAVALWTEDESVNAAAVQYLNRLSDGLFTLARVVNHRDGEIEDAPEY from the coding sequence ATGCCCATCTACACCGGTCGCGGCGACGAGGGGAAGACGGATCTACGGGACATGTCCCGCGTCTCCAAGGCGAGTGAACGGATCGAAGCCTACGGCACCGTCGACGAACTGAACGCCCTGCTGGGGACGATTCGCCCGACCGGTCAGGACGATATCGACGACAAACTCGCCACCGTGCAGAATCACTTACACGTCGTCCAGGCGGACTTCGCGAATCCGGACCCCGACGAGGAGGATCCGCAGGTCGAAGAAGAACACGTCGAACTGATCGAGACGTGGATCGACGAGTACGACGAGGAACTCGAACCGCTGACGTCGTTCATCCTCCCGACCGGAAGCGACAGCGGCGCCGCGTTACACCACGCCCGAGCCGTCAGCCGCCGCGCGGAGCGGCGCGCCGTTGCACTCTGGACCGAAGACGAATCGGTCAACGCAGCCGCCGTCCAGTACCTGAACCGACTCTCGGACGGCCTGTTCACCCTCGCGCGTGTCGTGAACCACCGCGACGGGGAAATCGAGGACGCGCCCGAGTACTGA
- a CDS encoding glycoside hydrolase family 99-like domain-containing protein: MDGDRSEHDTPDTHSEGDEQRSVDILEHDGLVGAQYYAWYRGEDGFAAQGFGGTHSDGWLSQTPGEPALGAYDSQDPDVIDQHMRWSLEHGINWWIITVGGRNTATYEAITEGILEADLAEHMSFTMLTGFVPSQQNERSKYDVGDPDIRTSLRTFMSHWKDDFATDPNYLHFDGRPTLYFWDSEAYVGDVSGVFEEVFDEVGVDPYVIGGPKYYAQPAAMDTKHELYDAILDYHGIYPDREYMENYREYIIDRHRRWRVAADHFDVEFIPSVTPGYNTSARTTEIGGGHFSTFLDRDPDAFRKECKTLNGFGTRNAVVVTSFNEWPEHSVIEPSVTEGNTFLQIVGEELTTQGDVPSGVTDYTTITITFDKTVMPNSQDSRELAFLCRNIELSADDGTVDLNVGSSTESYIALSGVYSNESDSVSTYRWLGGTTAKTELLVPASGVTTLGLTGRAIQDTIQATVDVDGNTLGSVPLGASDQTYTIP, encoded by the coding sequence ATGGACGGGGATCGGTCCGAACACGACACACCCGATACTCACTCTGAAGGTGACGAGCAGCGTTCTGTTGATATTCTGGAACACGATGGGCTGGTCGGCGCTCAGTATTATGCCTGGTACAGGGGAGAGGACGGCTTCGCTGCCCAAGGGTTCGGAGGGACGCATTCCGACGGATGGCTTTCGCAGACGCCTGGTGAGCCAGCGTTGGGCGCATACGATTCACAGGACCCTGATGTAATCGACCAACATATGCGCTGGAGTCTCGAACACGGGATTAACTGGTGGATCATTACAGTCGGTGGTCGAAACACAGCAACGTACGAGGCGATCACCGAAGGGATTCTCGAAGCAGATCTGGCGGAGCACATGTCTTTTACGATGTTGACCGGTTTCGTTCCCTCCCAGCAGAATGAGAGATCGAAATACGATGTCGGCGATCCGGATATCCGGACGAGTCTGCGTACTTTTATGAGCCACTGGAAGGACGATTTTGCAACTGACCCCAATTATCTCCACTTCGATGGGAGACCCACACTCTACTTTTGGGATTCCGAGGCCTACGTAGGTGATGTTTCGGGCGTCTTCGAGGAGGTATTTGACGAGGTAGGGGTTGACCCCTACGTCATCGGTGGGCCGAAATATTACGCACAACCCGCGGCAATGGATACTAAACACGAACTGTACGATGCGATTCTCGACTATCATGGAATCTACCCAGATCGAGAATACATGGAGAATTATCGAGAGTATATCATTGACCGACACCGTCGATGGCGTGTCGCAGCGGACCATTTCGATGTCGAGTTTATACCCTCTGTGACACCTGGATACAACACGTCGGCACGAACAACCGAGATAGGTGGCGGTCACTTTTCTACCTTCCTCGATCGTGATCCGGACGCGTTTAGAAAAGAGTGTAAGACACTCAATGGATTTGGGACGCGGAATGCAGTCGTCGTTACCTCGTTCAACGAGTGGCCCGAACATTCTGTTATCGAACCGAGTGTTACAGAGGGGAACACGTTTCTCCAGATCGTCGGTGAAGAACTCACGACCCAGGGCGACGTCCCATCGGGAGTAACCGACTATACAACGATAACTATAACGTTTGACAAAACAGTGATGCCGAATTCGCAGGACAGCCGCGAATTGGCCTTTTTGTGTAGGAATATAGAGCTGAGTGCCGATGACGGAACCGTTGATTTGAACGTTGGATCCAGTACTGAGTCCTACATCGCTCTCTCGGGTGTCTATAGTAACGAATCAGATTCGGTTTCGACGTATCGATGGCTGGGAGGTACCACTGCAAAAACGGAACTTCTAGTTCCCGCCTCAGGAGTGACCACGCTCGGACTCACGGGTCGCGCTATCCAGGACACTATTCAGGCGACTGTCGACGTCGATGGGAACACTCTCGGTTCGGTACCTCTCGGGGCGAGTGACCAAACATATACGATTCCATAG
- a CDS encoding rhodanese-like domain-containing protein: protein MTRIRPAELDERLDSGAPPFVLDIRPRPDFQKTAIENSQNVPVYSDLQSGNESPLRDRLDEIPRDRDVVVVCKLGMVAKRATTVLDEEGYDAATLLGGISGWNGYQAGSLGYKLRSLRWKYL from the coding sequence ATGACACGGATCCGTCCCGCAGAACTCGACGAGCGGTTGGATTCTGGGGCCCCGCCGTTCGTCCTCGACATCCGTCCGAGACCGGACTTCCAGAAGACGGCGATCGAGAACAGTCAGAACGTCCCCGTCTACTCCGACCTCCAGTCTGGAAACGAGTCGCCGTTGCGCGACCGACTCGACGAGATCCCCCGGGATCGGGACGTGGTCGTCGTCTGTAAGCTAGGAATGGTGGCCAAGCGGGCGACGACGGTCCTGGACGAGGAGGGGTACGACGCCGCGACGCTGCTCGGCGGAATCAGCGGCTGGAACGGCTATCAGGCGGGGTCACTGGGGTACAAACTCCGGTCGCTCCGCTGGAAATATCTCTAG